Below is a window of Candidatus Zixiibacteriota bacterium DNA.
GATAGGTGAAGTTCTTATCATCGCTGCTGCCAGCCAGATTCACATTACCGATAATCTTTGCTTCTTTGATGGCCTTCTTCGACCAGACGCCGGTATTGACATAATCAGCAGACTTGCCGTCTTTCAGGAAATTAAGCGGAATAGTGGCGAATTGCATGCTGGCTCCGCCGCCCATGAAGAGTATGTGATAATCCTCGGATAGACCGGCCAATTCTCTGATAAGAGCTTTCGTCTCGGCAAGGATTTCAGCAAATTCAGGGGAGCGGTGACTGGTCTCGAGAATGGACATCCCGGTGCCCTTATAGTCGAGTAGCTCCGCTTGCATCTCCTCTAGAACAGGCAGCGGCAGCGTGGATGGTCCCGGATTGAAATTATATATACGTTTGGTCATTGCAGACTCCTTTCGGCTATTTACCCTTTACAAATTCACCGATCAATCGATCGACAACCTCGCCAATGCGAAGAAGGTTCTCTTTGGTCGATGCTCCGATGTGGGGAAGACATACCGTATTCGGTGCGCCGGTGAGAGGTGTACTCTCTGGAGGATCGCTGTACCAGACATCTGTTGCGTATCCTTTGATCTTGCCGGAGACCAGGGCTGCCGCGACGTCCTCCTCGATAACACATTTTCCGCGACCGGTATTTACGATGTATACACCGTCTTTCATTTTCGCGATGAGGCTCTTGTTCACTATCCCCTTGGTCTCATCTGTCAGCGGAGCATGCAGAGAGATATAATCACACTTGCTGATGAACTGATCAATGTCGCCGATCATCTCCGCAAACGCATGCTCTCTTACGAACGGATCAAACGCGACTACGGTCATGCCGAAAGCCTTCGCTCTCTTCGCGACCTCAGTCCCGATGTTGCCGACACCCAGTAATCCAAGAGTTTTGCCGTAAAGCTCGGTGCGTTTGAGCTCTTTCTTGATCCACTCACCTTTCTTCATGGAAGTGTCGCCAGCGACAACATGGTTCGGTAGGGCAAGCATAAGAGTAAATGCGAGTTCAGCGACTGCGATAGCCGAGGCCTCTGCCGTATTACTGACAATGATACCTTTTTCCTTGGCATACGGACGATCGATATTGTCGAGTCCGACTCCGCCTCGGATGATCATCTTCAGCTTCGGTGCAGCGTCGATGTACTCTTTTGTGCATTTCGTCTTGCTACGGACGAGCACGATGTCGCAATCTCCGACCTGTCCCTTGTCGTCAGTCACCTCTCCATATTTGGAGAGCTTCTGTGGCAGTGACGGATCGAAGGCGTCAGATATCAGGATTTTCATAATAATTGCTCCTTCTTCGCTATGGGTCTGTGTTTCCTATTCAATTGAGTGAACCACCATGCCGCTGCGCAGCTTGGGCTCGAACCAGGTAGATTTCGGCGGCATGACTTTGTCTGCATCAGCAACTGTGAGCAGTTGCTCGACACTGGTTGGATGAAGGGCGAATGCTATTTTCCATTTGCCTGAGTTGACGAGCTTTTCCAGTTCGGCAAGCCCTCGGATCCCACCAACGAAATCGATCCTGGGGTCGGTTCTCGGATTCTCTATGCCCAGGAGAGGCTGCAAAACCGCCTTTGACAGAACCTGAATATCGAGGGATTCAACCGGATCGTCGGGATTGATCAGCTCCGGGCGGGCTGTCAGGCGATACCACACTCTGTCCACATACATGCCGTAATCGTAAGGTTTCGTAGGCTCTGCATCAGCTCTGGATGAGACCTGTTCCACTTCGAAACGCTCATGAATTCTCACCATGAACTGTTCGACCCGCATATCATTCAAGTCTGCGACCACTCTATTGTAGGCCATTATCTGCAAGTGGTCATCTGGGAAGATTACGGTCAGGAAGTAGTTGAATTCCTCATCACCTGTGAAGTCGGGATTTATCGCACGCATCTCTTCAGCTGCCCGCGCCGCCGCCGCTGACCTGTGATGCCCGTCAGCGATGTAAATCTCTTTGAAACGAGCAAAAGCAGAAGTGAATCTGTCGCACAGCTTACTATCGCAAACCGGCCACAGGGTATGTGCCACTCCGTCATCAGCGGTGAAGCTGATCTCGGGGGGTGCTGCTGCCACGATCTGCTGAAAGACATCCGAGAGTTCCTGATCACGTCTGAAGACGCAGAACACAGGTCCAGCCTGGACTTTCGACGTGAGGATGTGTCTGGTTCTGTCATCCTCTTTTGCCTGCCGTGTGAATTCGTGCTTCTTGATCTTATTGTCGTTGTAGTTATCCACCGACGCCACGGCAACCAGTCCAGTCTGAATATGATCGCCCATCTGAATCTGGTAAATGTAGTAACACTCCGTGTCATCCTGTTTGAGGACACCGTCCCGACGCAACTTAGTGAGATTCTCGGCTGCCTTTGCATAAACCGCATCACTATACGGATCAGTTTCGACCGGCAAATCAATCTCCGGCTTAACTACGTGCAAGAATGAGTGCGGATTAGTCTTAGCCATTTCCCGCGCCTCGTCTGCGCTGAGAACATCATATGGAGGGGAGGCGACTCTGGATGCAAACTCTGGTGTCGGTCTCAGTCCCTTAAACGGCTTTATTCTAACCATGTCGGAATCTCCTGTCCGCTTACCTCCACAATTGTGGATATTGTCACAAAATTCACAAAAACCATGGCTAATGTACGAACAAATTCGATCCCGTCAACCGAATTCGGACTCTTCGGATGTGGAGCAGAAGTTCGCCTAACTCGAGTGATGACATCTGCTGATCGAACTCCGTGCGTTCCCGAACCAGCGTTCAAAGATCCAGCAGAGGCAAATCAGTGAAGATCCCGGAGAAACCGCTCTATGTCCACTTGGTTCCGTCACCAGGGTAGGCCTGAACAACGGGCTAAATTAGCTACTGACAAGGTAAAGAATCGGCTCGTACCGGTCGAAAAGGATACTATAACGGCATTCCAGATGCCACCGACACAATAGATAAAAAAATAGGCCAAAAGCCGAATAAACACGCGGAAAGCACCGACTTAATTGTCTCTTTTAAAAGCTGAAGAGAAGAAAGGCAGGTGAATTATTTAGAGCCGGCAAACCGGGGCTCGTGCACTAACCGGTTTGAAGGTCAAGAACGCTCGGACCTTGGCAGACATCGGATGTGGCTGAACTTGGAGAGCAAACCAAGTACAACAACGCTTAGTCGACAAGGACGCTCGACAAGGAAATTCAAGGAGGATTCGTAATGTCCTTACGTATCAACCACAACATCGCTGCCTTAGACGCACATCGTAACCTGACGGCGACGACGCGTCAGCTGAGTAGCTCAATGGAGAAGTTGTCATCCGGTTACAGGATTAACCGTGCGGCAGATGATCCGGCAGGGCTTGTTATCTCTGAGCAGTTCAGAGCGCAGATCGCAGGTCTCAACCGTGCGATTTCGAACTCTGAGGGATCAATCAACATGATCCAAACGGCTGAGGGAGCTCTCAACGAAATGAACAACCTGTTGGTTTCGATGAGAGAACTGGCCATTCACGCCGCTAACGAAGGTTTCAACGATGTGAATCAGTTAGCTGCTGACCAGGCCGAAATTCAGAATTCCGTTGCGACCATC
It encodes the following:
- a CDS encoding hydroxyacid dehydrogenase — encoded protein: MKILISDAFDPSLPQKLSKYGEVTDDKGQVGDCDIVLVRSKTKCTKEYIDAAPKLKMIIRGGVGLDNIDRPYAKEKGIIVSNTAEASAIAVAELAFTLMLALPNHVVAGDTSMKKGEWIKKELKRTELYGKTLGLLGVGNIGTEVAKRAKAFGMTVVAFDPFVREHAFAEMIGDIDQFISKCDYISLHAPLTDETKGIVNKSLIAKMKDGVYIVNTGRGKCVIEEDVAAALVSGKIKGYATDVWYSDPPESTPLTGAPNTVCLPHIGASTKENLLRIGEVVDRLIGEFVKGK
- a CDS encoding DUF1015 family protein; protein product: MVRIKPFKGLRPTPEFASRVASPPYDVLSADEAREMAKTNPHSFLHVVKPEIDLPVETDPYSDAVYAKAAENLTKLRRDGVLKQDDTECYYIYQIQMGDHIQTGLVAVASVDNYNDNKIKKHEFTRQAKEDDRTRHILTSKVQAGPVFCVFRRDQELSDVFQQIVAAAPPEISFTADDGVAHTLWPVCDSKLCDRFTSAFARFKEIYIADGHHRSAAAARAAEEMRAINPDFTGDEEFNYFLTVIFPDDHLQIMAYNRVVADLNDMRVEQFMVRIHERFEVEQVSSRADAEPTKPYDYGMYVDRVWYRLTARPELINPDDPVESLDIQVLSKAVLQPLLGIENPRTDPRIDFVGGIRGLAELEKLVNSGKWKIAFALHPTSVEQLLTVADADKVMPPKSTWFEPKLRSGMVVHSIE